The Eleginops maclovinus isolate JMC-PN-2008 ecotype Puerto Natales chromosome 6, JC_Emac_rtc_rv5, whole genome shotgun sequence DNA segment tttgattatttaatgtatttttagtttgaactGTATCTAATTTCATTATGTATGCACTGTAACAACTAATTTCTTaaattgcaaataaagaaaaacgaCAATGGCAACAAGCGAAAATAAAGTACAGAGAGGCttgatgacacacacaaagagaatcAGAGGGGCGCAATTGAACAGTGGGGTAACAGCGGAACCGTGAGTGCATGGAGCAATGAGGTGACAGTTAGCGAATGAGTACATGGTAGGTAATGGAAAATAGAGCGGgtgagaaagacagaaaggggGAGCGAGGGGACTAGAAATACACTCGTGCATATCAAGTGCTAAGCTGGGGACCTTGTTAAAGTGTGCAAGTGTTAATATACCTTCATAATAAAGACGTCCTTGCCGAGTTTAGCCGTCTCCTCTGTGGAcaactgtaaataaaaccaataaattaattgaattctatattttaaatgtcacagtagaacAAATTGTATATTTATCACACAGGGACTAAAGGAAAGCTGGCTGTTTGAACTATTCTCACAGAAGTACAGGTGGTGACTGAGCACACGGCTCTTAGCAGCTGCTATACTATTTTTCCTGCAGCAGACTAATGCACAGTAAGTGAGCAGTGTCTTGACCTTGGCCACCAGAATGGAGATGACTGCCACCGCCATCCTCTGAAGGGTAGGATCCTCGTGGATTTGCAGCCAGTTAATCACCAGCGTGGCCGCGAAATACCTGAGGTATGATCACATTGTGGACATAAGGAACAGAGTATTACAAACATATGGGCAGAAATTTGAGAACCATTTTTACATCTGGAGGAACTATTTCTTTTGGCAATTAGATTTCaggacaaaatatattttagctgGAAAAGTAGTAGTGCCATTCTTTGAGAGCGCTGATTATCTTGGCTTCTGCGTAAACTGTGGGCTCATATAATAACGGAGGGAAATGAACTAACTTGTCAAACGGGACGTCCTGAAGGATGTAGTCACTGCAGAGCGCCAGCAGACAGTTCTTTTGCACCTGGAGGGATGAAAACCACATGTGTGTAAGATAATATGAAGAAAAATGAGGCATTATGAAGAAACTCAATACTGTCTGAAGGTTACGAAATGGACAATCAATCCAAAATAAGCCTCTATGCTGATGACAGTGTCATTTATATGCGTACTCCCTCCAGGGCTTTGCAAGAGCTTCACACTGCATTTCAGTCATTACAAAACAACTCTGCTAAGTTTAAAAAGGGGTTTAAATGCTCAGGAAATACTCTTTCCTGGAGTGTGTTGCCTGGGTTTGCCAATGGAGGGTATAAGAGTTTTGAAGGATCTggggaaaaatgtatttccctacTATGCACCAGGGGAATTGAAAAAGGAACACATATCTCAAATCATATCCAGTGgtgtatttaagaaaaatataaagaatgcGGTGATACAGGCATTTGATTGCTTTTTTGAGAGACTACTATCTAAAGGTTTTTTTGATCTCAATGGGACTTCCTAGCTAAattaaggtacaaaaaaaatgcagcaaATCTAAGGTGAAGGACAGTAACCTGATAGCAACAGAGACATACAGTGCCACATGTTGCTGTTGTGAAGCTGCACAATATCAATATGGGCCTGTAATGTGAAACAGTGAGCATGTCCTCTGACCTGTTGCTGGCTGGGGAAGCTGTCCATGGCGATCAGCAGTTGGGTGACGGTGGAGGTGAGCAGGCGGACAGGCATGGCTACTGCAAGGTCCTGAGTGGTCAGGTTAAAGACGCACGCCGTGGCCACCAGGTGGACGTGCAGGGACGTGGGGTGGCTTTGCATCCCATTCAGAACCAGCTACAGGAAAACAAGAGGTTCATTACAAATTACATGTGCTTCAGAATAAAATGGAAAGGGCTGAATGTTGGGGGTGAGGCAGTGGGGGTTTTGAcatgtgctcttctttgccttGGCAACTAGAGTTTAAAGTGTCAGTTTTGGGGACAGTGATGGGAAAGCGCATCTCTCTGACCCTCCCACCTCTTAAGACTCACCCAGACAGCTGTGAGGATGTTTTGTTCTATTTCACTAGACCCCACCTCCTCTTTGCAAGCACGGTTAAATACAGTAATTACAACGTCAGGTCAGGGGACATTTTAACTTTAGCTGTACAGTTTGTTCCAATTTAGCTCAAAATAACTGATTTGAAGTACTACCCTCGTTACAAAGGAGAATGGGGTCGAAAcacttaaaaatgaaaatatctgATCTTTAAGAAAATTATGCTTTAAAGATATTGTTCCAACACAATGCAATGCGTAGTACCTCTAGCATATCTGGCCGTGGTTTGTCAATATCGGTGGTTAGATTGTAGAGGTGGATGAGGGCCTCTCGTATGAAACACTCGCGGTCTCTGTACCTCCGCAGGGCCTCACACACCTGGTTCTCATTGGCATCTCCGGTTACCTGAACATACACAgcacatcagcatttacagagagacaggaaatgcAGCAGGCATATACAAACAGTGCCTCGAGTCAAAGGATGATGAGAAACATATGCGAGACTCAAGCTTAAGTGTGTGCCCATAACATGCTCCGACGTGAACTCTGTGACCGATGCTAGCACCAGCGCCTTACTTTTAAGTTTCTCTGTGAAGTCAGGATGTCACAGGAGCTAGCCCCAGTGGCTAGCAGGCCCAAGAACACCAGTCCACCTCTCGCCTCCGCAAACGCTCTGACTGATGCTTCACTGGTCCTTTTCCGACCAGAGATATCTAGGGATACAAGTGAAGGAAGGACCTGAGCAGTCCCCTCCAGAAGCTGCCGCACCGTCTCCTCCCCGTCTTTCCCATCACTGTCATCCACAGAAAAGTGATCCTCTGAAAAGTCTAAATGCCTGAGGGTGTGAAGTTGgctgaggacagagagacaccTGATAGGAGACAtatccagctgctgcagcttgtGGCCGATAAAAGATCTCAGCGTGTTCTTGCAACGGAGGAGTGCGGTAAGCTTCGACACGGCACTGCAGGAGATGTCCAGGCTCTCCAGGTGAGGGAGAGTGCAGATATCCTCCAAGGCGGCATCAGTTAGGTCTGTGTTGGCCATATTGAGCGTCCTCAAGCCCTGCAGGGAGCTGAAGCCAACTCCATCCTCCACCAGAGACTCCCAGTCCACACATAGCCCAGTGAGGCACAACCTCCGCAGGCCGGATCTGCACTCCGGGTTTGTGGCCAGGCCCGAGACAATGTTAGCCCCTGTGAGGCCGCCGGAGACCAAGGAAGCATCTAGTTCCTGGAGCCTGTGAGGGCAGAGGGCCAGGCGGAAAGCTTCTGCAGATACCGGACAGCAGCGGATGGTGGCTCGGCGCAGACGGAGCTCTTTGCAGTTTTGGAAAATCCCAACAGTTGTGTCATTCAGTATCCCTTGTAGGAAAAAGTAGCATCAGTTCAGCCTCATTGGTGTTGATCGCTTTTCCACATTTTCAGCCTGGCATAGTACACTGAGAACTAATAAATCATATGATGATAGGGTAGGTTAAGGACACTGCTATTTTCAAATTATATTGGTCTTTAGTCTTAATAGGAAGTTGTTTGCCTGAAGATTCCTGAGACCcagaggacattttttttaactcactgagattaacaaaaaaagatatataaatacatttctcaatAACTGTATATTTCTCTTTATAATATGCCCATTGTAGTGGATATTGGGTCAATCATTTCCACAAAAACActattttgtaataataaaatatcacttttcaaatgtcttttttgtgATAAACATCGCCCATGATAAACTTTCAATAcctaaaaaaggaaagaaaaatactttaaaatattgtttttctcactCAGTACTCTGTTTCAACAAGTATGCATaatcattgaaaataaaaatgagaagaaGTCCCGATTTCAACCGCAACAGACATtgatgtaaatatgtattttgaaagacttgacatttacatacacttttaaaatcttaaaataatcttaataagACTCTCAAAAATACGACATCCTTATAAAGCTCAGAATTAATATCTCTCAAGTAGTTGGAAAATCCATGGCTTTCCAACTACTTGAAAAGACAGAAGATGTGCTCTATTTGGTCACAAAGCCGTGTGTAACATACCTGAAAGCCCAGGATGTGCTTTTCACAttatgtatttgaaataaaggACAAAAGGAGTATCCAACTGTAGGCCTAAGTCACATTTTGGTGAAGTAAGGTCATTGCTCCCTTTTTTACCACTTGCACCAGAATTACTCTCTTTTGGAAGCAGTTGCCCTCGGTTGTTGATGTTTTCAGATCCTTTTTCTATCCTCCTGACTTACCTTTAGTCGCCATCTTGCGCAGCAACTGGTCTGCCATCTCCTGTGGGAAGACCGGGGCCCAGCTTAGGCACAGGGAGCCGTCTGCTCTCCTGCTGCACAGAGCCTCCAGGCTGCTGCACACCTGAACCAAGCAGAGGTCACACAGGACCTGGGGGCCGTCGGCTTCCTGCAAAAGAGTGGCAGGCGATTAGAAATGTTGTcaagggtgggggaaataggacccaagtgcagcaaaaaagggaggcaggtatgagTCCAAACAAAGgtgagctttattccaaaagatgttttacaaaaatacaaagtttgggaaaatataggacatgaaaaacaccgGACTTgacgataacgaactgacaaagaacacaagggaaagcaggactaaatacaaagacacgAATCACAACACAAatcacagctggggaggggaggaagaaacagGGCAACAAGtgacaaaaatgaaacaatcagacacacggaaaaccaaaagacaggaagtaaaactacacatgacacaacagagggaaaacatgttgaaaacaaggatcatgacagaaccCCCCTCTCAAGGGGCAGATTCCAGACGTCCCAACAAAGACCAAAAAACTCCCACAGGGTGGGTTGAGGGGGTCTGGAGGAGGGACGCGTGACCAAGGCCAAAaaggtgggtggagggggtccggagTCGGGATTTAGGCGGACagcccgggggcaaggcagaggacaaGGAGGGTGTCTCTGGCGGACGGCCCAGGGGCAGGGCAGAAGACTAGGCAAACATGGACAGGGCCTGTGGCAGGGGAACCGAGGGGTTCGGAGACATGGGCGTAGACCACGGCGGGGGAACTCCAGGGGCCTGAGACAGGGGCGGAGACAGGGGTGTAGACCACGGCGAGGGAGCTCCGGAGGCCGTAGACATGGACGGACGCCACAGCGAGGGAATTCCATAGGCCGGAGACATGGGAATAGCCGTGGctagggaactctggaggacgaccttGAGGAcggtggaatagctccggagggcggcgagacagttccggaggacggcctggaaggcggcgagacgcctctggacgacgggctggaggacagtgagacgcctctggacgacgggctggagACCGACGGGGTGGAGGCCGCAACGGGAACtctctggaggacgggcaggagCCCGGCGGGACCGCTccggaggaaagtaaggagcacctggagcaggaggcggcaggaccaccgacgggacatgagcaGTTGTCGGCGtgaccccagttggtactggcgtctgcgggacccccgaagaggcaggagatgAGGACTGAGGACAGGACAGGGGTA contains these protein-coding regions:
- the LOC134866438 gene encoding protein zyg-11 homolog isoform X2; the encoded protein is MEADGPQVLCDLCLVQVCSSLEALCSRRADGSLCLSWAPVFPQEMADQLLRKMATKGILNDTTVGIFQNCKELRLRRATIRCCPVSAEAFRLALCPHRLQELDASLVSGGLTGANIVSGLATNPECRSGLRRLCLTGLCVDWESLVEDGVGFSSLQGLRTLNMANTDLTDAALEDICTLPHLESLDISCSAVSKLTALLRCKNTLRSFIGHKLQQLDMSPIRCLSVLSQLHTLRHLDFSEDHFSVDDSDGKDGEETVRQLLEGTAQVLPSLVSLDISGRKRTSEASVRAFAEARGGLVFLGLLATGASSCDILTSQRNLKVTGDANENQVCEALRRYRDRECFIREALIHLYNLTTDIDKPRPDMLELVLNGMQSHPTSLHVHLVATACVFNLTTQDLAVAMPVRLLTSTVTQLLIAMDSFPSQQQVQKNCLLALCSDYILQDVPFDKYFAATLVINWLQIHEDPTLQRMAVAVISILVAKLSTEETAKLGKDVFIMKLLALVQQKAMAGAVDSTLKFALSALWNLTDEMPTAARNFIECQGLELYEEVLETYYTEPSIQQKVLGLLNNIAEVEGLQGDLMEEGLLEHILSLLQDSEVEVGVRYFAGGTLAQLASRPEAWTLGDEFRSTAMKQLHESIMTWNQLEREMVSYRSFRPFRPLLQTWQPSGVQLWAVWAIHLVCGQNTSHYRSMMEKEGVTELLWALAAHPDTHSDIKELSDSILRMVDQQQNCLPSAKNHTEPQSS
- the LOC134866438 gene encoding protein zyg-11 homolog isoform X1, whose protein sequence is MEADGPQVLCDLCLVQVCSSLEALCSRRADGSLCLSWAPVFPQEMADQLLRKMATKGILNDTTVGIFQNCKELRLRRATIRCCPVSAEAFRLALCPHRLQELDASLVSGGLTGANIVSGLATNPECRSGLRRLCLTGLCVDWESLVEDGVGFSSLQGLRTLNMANTDLTDAALEDICTLPHLESLDISCSAVSKLTALLRCKNTLRSFIGHKLQQLDMSPIRCLSVLSQLHTLRHLDFSEDHFSVDDSDGKDGEETVRQLLEGTAQVLPSLVSLDISGRKRTSEASVRAFAEARGGLVFLGLLATGASSCDILTSQRNLKVTGDANENQVCEALRRYRDRECFIREALIHLYNLTTDIDKPRPDMLELVLNGMQSHPTSLHVHLVATACVFNLTTQDLAVAMPVRLLTSTVTQLLIAMDSFPSQQQVQKNCLLALCSDYILQDVPFDKYFAATLVINWLQIHEDPTLQRMAVAVISILVAKLSTEETAKLGKDVFIMKQLLALVQQKAMAGAVDSTLKFALSALWNLTDEMPTAARNFIECQGLELYEEVLETYYTEPSIQQKVLGLLNNIAEVEGLQGDLMEEGLLEHILSLLQDSEVEVGVRYFAGGTLAQLASRPEAWTLGDEFRSTAMKQLHESIMTWNQLEREMVSYRSFRPFRPLLQTWQPSGVQLWAVWAIHLVCGQNTSHYRSMMEKEGVTELLWALAAHPDTHSDIKELSDSILRMVDQQQNCLPSAKNHTEPQSS
- the LOC134866438 gene encoding protein zyg-11 homolog isoform X3; its protein translation is MEADGPQVLCDLCLVQVCSSLEALCSRRADGSLCLSWAPVFPQEMADQLLRKMATKGILNDTTVGIFQNCKELRLRRATIRCCPVSAEAFRLALCPHRLQELDASLVSGGLTGANIVSGLATNPECRSGLRRLCLTGLCVDWESLVEDGVGFSSLQGLRTLNMANTDLTDAALEDICTLPHLESLDISCSAVSKLTALLRCKNTLRSFIGHKLQQLDMSPIRCLSVLSQLHTLRHLDFSEDHFSVDDSDGKDGEETVRQLLEGTAQVLPSLVSLDISGRKRTSEASVRAFAEARGGLVFLGLLATGASSCDILTSQRNLKVTGDANENQVCEALRRYRDRECFIREALIHLYNLTTDIDKPRPDMLELVLNGMQSHPTSLHVHLVATACVFNLTTQDLAVAMPVRLLTSTVTQLLIAMDSFPSQQQVQKNCLLALCSDYILQDVPFDKYFAATLVINWLQIHEDPTLQRMAVAVISILVAKLSTEETAKLGKDVFIMKQLLALVQQKAMAGAVDSTLKFALSALWNLTDEMPTAARNFIECQGLELYEEVLETYYTEPSIQQKVLGLLNNIAEVEGLQGDLMEEGLLEHILSLLQDSEVEVGVRYFAGGTLAQLASRPEAWTLGDEFRSTAMKQLHESIMTWNQLEREMVSYSFTLQEHDGEGGCD